The following proteins are encoded in a genomic region of Labeo rohita strain BAU-BD-2019 chromosome 5, IGBB_LRoh.1.0, whole genome shotgun sequence:
- the atp2a3 gene encoding sarcoplasmic/endoplasmic reticulum calcium ATPase 1: MENAHTKSASEVLANFGVNENTGLTLEQVKNNLERYGPNELPAEEGKSLWELVVEQFEDLLVRILLLAACVSFVLALFEEGEESTTAFVEPIVILLILVANAVIGVWQERNAENAIEALKEYEPEMGKVYRMNRTAVQRIKARDIVPGDIVEISVGDKVPADIRITSIKSTTLRVDQSILTGESVSVIKHTDPVPDPRAVNQDKKNMLFSGTNIAAGRAIGIVVSTGVSTEIGKIRNQMASTEQEKTPLQQKLDEFGQQLSKVISLICIAVWVINIGHFADPVHGGSWIRGAIYYFKIAVALAVAAIPEGLPAVITTCLALGTRRMAKKNAIVRSLPSVETLGCTSVICSDKTGTLTTNQMSVCRMFVVNKADDTSCSLHEFTITGSTYAPEGQVLKADKPVQCGEYDGLVELATICSLCNDSSLDYNEAKGVYEKVGEATETALTTLVEKMNVFKTDLSGLSKVDRASACNLIIRKLMQKKFTLEFSRDRKSMSVYCTPNGSYSQSKMFVKGAPEGVIDRCQFVRVGKDRVPLTMAVKEELMSTIRDWGTGRDTLRCLALATRDAPPLEDKMDLENSAKFAEYESSLTFVGCVGMLDPPRKEVIGSIKLCSKAGIRVIMITGDNKGTAVAICRRIGIFNEDEDVEGRAYTGREFDDLTPEAQREAVKRARCFARVEPAHKSKIVAYLQSFDEITAMTGDGVNDAPALKKAEIGIAMGSGTAVAKSASEMVLSDDNFSTIVAAVEEGRAIYNNMKQFIRYLISSNVGEVVCIFLTAILGLPEALIPVQLLWVNLVTDGLPATALGFNPPDLDIMDKPPRNPKEPLISGWLFFRYLAIGGYVGLGTVSAATWWYLFDEDGPQVTFYQLRHFMQCTEENPMFQGIDCEVFESRYPTTMALSVLVTIEMFNALNSLSENQSLLRMPPWVNIWLLGAIILSLSLHFLILYVEPLPLIFQVTPLHYSQWIVVLKISIPVILLDEALKYISRHHLEGEEEERYRKSRQLKF, from the exons AGCTCCCAGCCGAAGAAG GTAAATCTCTGTGGGAGTTGGTGGTGGAGCAGTTTGAGGACCTCCTGGTGAGGATTCTGCTGCTGGCAGCCTGCGTGTCTTTC gTGTTGGCACTGTTTGAGGAGGGGGAGGAGTCGACCACAGCGTTCGTGGAGCCTATTGTCATCCTGCTCATTCTGGTGGCCAATGCAGTCATTGGAGTCTGGcag GAGCGAAATGCAGAGAACGCCATCGAGGCTCTGAAGGAATACGAGCCAGAGATGGGCAAAGTCTACCGCATGAACCGCACGGCCGTCCAGAGGATCAAAGCTCGAGACATTGTGCCTGGAGATATTGTGGAGATTTCTG TTGGAGACAAGGTGCCAGCAGATATCAGGATCACTTCAATCAAATCCACCACCCTAAGAGTGGACCAGTCCATTCTCACAG GCGAGTCTGTGTCTGTTATCAAGCACACTGATCCCGTGCCAGATCCACGAGCTGTCAATCAAGACAAAAAGAACATGCTGTTTTCT GGCACAAACATTGCGGCAGGTCGGGCCATCGGTATTGTCGTCTCCACCGGAGTTTCCACCGAAATCGGTAAGATCCGTAACCAGATGGCATCCACCGAACAGGAGAAGACCCCGCTGCAGCAGAAGCTGGATGAGTTTGGCCAACAGCTCTCGAAGGTCATCTCCCTCATCTGCATCGCCGTCTGGGTCATTAACATCGGCCATTTCGCCGACCCGGTCCACGGTGGCTCGTGGATCCGAGGTGCCATCTACTATTTTAAGATAGCTGTGGCTTTGGCAGTGGCAGCCATCCCGGAGGGTCTGCCAGCTGTCATCACCACCTGCCTGGCGTTGGGCACCCGTCGCATGGCCAAGAAAAACGCCATTGTCCGTTCTCTGCCCTCAGTGGAGACACTGGGATGCACCTCCGTTATCTGCTCAGATAAGACGGGGACCTTGACGACCAACCAGATGTCTGTCTGCAGG ATGTTTGTGGTTAATAAGGCTGATGACACCAGCTGCTCCCTGCATGAGTTTACCATCACTGGCTCAACCTATGCTCCGGAGGGACAAGT GCTGAAAGCTGACAAGCCAGTGCAGTGTGGAGAATATGATGGTCTGGTGGAGCTGGCTACTATCTGCTCCCTGTGCAACGACTCCTCGCTGGACTATAATGAG GCCAAAGGAGTGTACGAGAAAGTGGGCGAGGCTACGGAAACTGCGCTCACGACTCTGGTGGAGAAGATGAACGTGTTTAAAACCGACCTCTCCGGACTCAGCAAAGTGGACCGAGCTTCAGCATGCAACTTG ATTATCAGAAAACTGATGCAGAAAAAATTCACACTGGAGTTTTCCAGAGACAGGAAGTCCATGTCTGTGTACTGCACTCCCAATGGCTCTTACTCTCAGAGCAAGATGTTTGTCAAG GGTGCTCCAGAGGGCGTGATTGACCGTTGCCAGTTTGTCCGTGTTGGTAAAGACCGTGTCCCGTTGACCATGGCGGTGAAGGAGGAGCTGATGAGCACTATTAGAGACTGGGGGACAGGAAGGGACACACTGCGCTGCTTGGCTTTGGCCACACGAGACGCTCCCCCTCTTGAAGACAAAATGGACCTGGAAAACTCTGCCAAGTTCGCAGAGTATGAG TCAAGCCTGACCTTCGTTGGCTGCGTGGGGATGTTGGATCCGCCCCGAAAGGAGGTGATTGGTTCAATAAAGCTGTGCAGTAAGGCCGGTATACGTGTCATCATGATCACTGGGGACAACAAGGGCACCGCCGTGGCCATCTGCAGACGTATTGGCATTTTTAATGAGGATGAAGATGTGGAAGGACGAGCCTACACCGGCAGAGAGTTCGATGACCTGACTCCAGAGGCCCAGCGAGAAGCTGTGAAAAGGGCACGGTGCTTTGCCCGTGTTGAGCCTGCACACAAGTCAAAGATTGTCGCATATCTGCAGTCCTTTGATGAGATCACAGCGATG ACTGGAGATGGTGTGAACGATGCCCCTGCCTTAAAAAAGGCTGAAATTGGCATCGCCATGGGCTCAGGCACAGCTGTAGCCAAGTCAGCCTCTGAGATGGTGCTCTCTGATGATAACTTCTCCACCATTGTGGCTGCAGTGGAAGAGGGACGAGCCATCTACAACAACATGAAGCAGTTTATCCGTTACCTCATCTCCTCCAACGTGGGAGAGGTGGTGTG TATTTTCCTGACTGCCATCCTTGGCCTGCCTGAGGCTTTGATCCCAGTCCAGTTGTTGTGGGTGAACTTGGTGACGGATGGTCTGCCGGCCACTGCTCTGGGCTTCAACCCCCCTGATCTGGACATCATGGACAAGCCCCCCAGAAACCCAAAGGAGCCTCTCATCTCCGGCTGGCTCTTCTTCAGATACCTGGCCATTGGAG GATATGTGGGTCTAGGCACTGTCAGTGCTGCCACCTGGTGGTATTTGTTTGATGAGGATGGGCCACAGGTGACTTTTTATCAGCTG CGGCACTTCATGCAGTGTACAGAAGAAAACCCCATGTTTCAGGGCATTGACTGTGAGGTCTTTGAGTCACGTTACCCCACCACCATGGCTCTTTCTGTGCTTGTTACCATAGAGATGTTCAACGCTCTTAACAG CCTGTCAGAGAATCAGTCTCTCCTGAGGATGCCACCCTGGGTGAATATATGGCTGCTGGGGGCAATAATCCTTTCCTTGTCTCTACACTTCCTCATCCTCTATGTGGAGCCTCTACCG CTGATCTTCCAGGTCACTCCACTGCATTACTCCCAATGGATCGTAGTCCTCAAGATCTCAATTCCTGTCATCCTATTGGATGAGGCACTCAAATATATCTCCCGTCACCACTTAGAAG GTGAAGAGGAGGAAAGGTACAGGAAGAGTCGGCAGCTGAAATTCTAG